The genomic window ATGGCCCGTTTGATGGGTACAATTGGGAACGTAAAAACTATCGTAGCTCATGGTCAGCCCTTTGGAGAGCAACTCCGGGAGATGAACATAACCCGTACCCACTCCCCAATAAATTCGGTCTCATCCTTAACCATGGAACAGATAGCGGCGTAGTTCATGATTGCTGCTTCCTTAATAAAAATTCCCACCGACGCATTCAACGCCGATGGGAATATAAGTAGCCTATGATCCTATGTTTCTCAACAATACGATCAGTTTTATTTCTGTAACCTATACTTCAACCTTCCCGCCGACCTTCTCCATCTTGATGAAGAACATGAGCAGGGCCGGGATCATGAACACGGTGAATACAGTGGACAAGGCCAGACCGCCGAGTACTACCGCTCCGAGTCCGCGATACAGTTCGGAACCGGGACCGGGTGCGATTGCCAGCGGGAGCATACCGAAGATGGATGTTGTGGCTGACATGTAGATTGGGCGTAGTCTTGAGCGGGTTGCTTCAAGCACGGCCTCGCGGTGCTCCATGCCCTCGTTACGAACGTTGTTCAGGGACTGGTGCACGATAAGAATCGCGTTGTTAACAACAACCCCGATCAAGATAACGAACCCGAGCATGGTCAACACATCCAGCGGCTGCGGAGCGATGAACAGGTTCTCCAGCTTCAGGCCGAGGAAACCGCCTGCGCCCGCAAGAGGCACGGTCAGCAAAATGATGACCGGGTAAATGAAGTTACCAAACAGGGCCGCCATGAGCAGGTAGGTAATGACCACCGCCAGCAGGAAGTTCCACTGCATGGCCTCACGAGTCTGAGTCAGCTTATCAGCCGCACCGGACATACGCACGTTTACGCCGTCCATGAGCCCCATTTCCTTAACCTTGGGAATAAGCTCGTTCTGGACAATATCCATAGCCTGCTCAAGAGGCATACTCTTGGGCGGAGTGATCTGCAAAGTCACGGTCCTCTGCCGCTCAAGATGGCGGATCTGGGTAATACCGTAGGTCCGCTCCAAATTGGAAAGGGAAGATACCGGGACCGCCCAGCCTTGCGGGGTTGCCACAAGGGATTCGTAGAGGTCTTCCGGGGTACCGACCCGATTTTCCGAGGCCATGAGCTTCAGGTCAATCTTCTTTTTACCTTCTTCTTTAAAATCACCGATCTTACGGCCATCCATAAGCACATCAAGTGCCTCACCTATTTCCTGACTGGTCATGCCTGCCGCGCGCAGACGGTCACGGTCCGGCACGATACGCACTTCAGGGTAAAGCATTTCAAGTGACGGGATGGGACGAACCTGCCCGCCGGGAATAGCCTGCCGCGCCATGCCGAACATGGTTCCGGCAGCAGCCATAAGTTTAGGTAGTTCCGGTCCGCTGAAATCAACAGCGACCATACGCCCTTTACCTAAACCTGTTTCAAAAATGGAAGCCTGAATACTAACCCCGAACATGCCCGGAATTGAGTTCATGATGCGGTTAAAAAGCGGAATCATAGCCGCTGGGCGATCCTCGTCCTTAGAAATGGCACCGAAGAGGTTAATATCCGGGGCAGAGACGTAGAACAAACTCTCAACCTGTGGGAATCCGTCCTTTTCCGCTTCCATATACGGCTTGGTCTGAGCAGCAATATATTCGCCGATTGAATCGCGTTCTTCAAATGAAAGCCCCGGCGGCGGGATGAGGATGGACAGGACCAGGTTCCTGTTACCCTGCGGCAGGTATTCCATTTTCGGAAAAAATGAAATTACCAGCAAAGCTGAGGCCGCTACGAGGATGGCGACGGTGGAGAGCCTTGTGGCCCAGTTACGGATAGCGAGGCTGAGCAGCCCCATAATTCCATCAGAAAATTTAGCCCCGATTCCGGTCAAAATGTTCTTTTTAACTTTCTTCGTGCGCTTGGAAAATGAGTAAAACTGCTTAGCCAGCATGGGAATAACTGAAATGGACACAAACAGGGAAAGCGAGATAGCGCAGGTAACCGCAATGGCGATATCCTTAAACAACTGACCTGCTTCCTCTTCGATAAATACAACCGGAAGGAAGACTGCAACTGTCGTCAGGGTCGAAGCCAGAACCGCGCCCCAGACCTCACTGGCCCCGTCATAAGCAGCCTTATATGGCGACTTGCCCATGCCACGGTGACGGTCAATATTTTCGAGAACAACAATAGCGTTGTCCACCAGCATACCGACCGCAAAAGAAATCCCCGACATACTGACGATGTTAAGCGTCCTGCCCAAGCCGCCGAAAACAATAAATGAACCGACCACGGAAATTGGAATAGCAATAGCGACGATGACAGTTGCGGAAAGGGACTGCAAAAAGATGAGCAGCACGATAACCGCCAGCACACCACCGATAATGATGTTCTGCTTTACGAGATCAATTGCACCGTTGATGTACGGGGCCTGATCGTAAACCCAGTCAAGAAAAACACCTTCCTTGGCAAGGACTCCGGCATTAAGTTCTTCCACAACCGTACGTACGTTCTTAGTCACTTCCAGAACATTGGAACCGGGCTCCGGCTTAACCCCGACTGCTATGCCGGGAATACCGTTGTGAAGCATCGCCACAGTACTCTTCTCAAACCCGGAGACAACCCTGCCGACATCAGCAATGGTTACCCTTTGCTGACCGGAGGAAGTAATTACAACACTCTCGATCTCTTCAGGACTTTTGAACTCCGAAGTGGTGCGGATACGGTAATCACGACGCCCCACGCCGAGGTTACCGGCGGAAACGTTGGCGTTCTCGCTTTTAAGAACCTGCGTGACCTTGTCGATGGTCAGGTTGTAGGCGGCCAGCTTTTCCGGCGCAATAATGATGTGCATTTCCTTTTCAGTACCGCCGCCGATGAACAGGTCCGCGACACCGTCCACGCGCTCAAGATACTGACGCACTTCATCTTCAAAGTAAGTAGCAAATTCATTAATATGATGCTTATTCTCAGGCAGGGTCCGCAGGATCATCCAGATTACCGGGGAAGCCGAAGCACCTGTGGCAGAAATAACCGGACGGTCTGAATCCGAGGGATATTTCTTAACCTCGTTTAACTTGTTGGAAACCCTGAGCAGTGCATCATCGATGTCGGTTCCGATCTTGAAACGCAGGGAAATCCGGCCAAAGCTGTCAAAGCATTCGGACTCCATTTCCAGCAGTCCAGTGACACCTTTGAGTACTTTTTCCTGCTCCTCAATGATGTCACGCTCAATTTCATAGGGGGTTGCCCCAGTCCACGAGGTTACAACTGTAATTTCCGGTTCGGTCACTGACGGTGAAAGCTGATACGGCAGACCGGAAAGGGCCAGACCGCCGAACAGAACCAACAGGATAACTCCCACCAGCACCGAAACAGGTTTTTCAATTGAAAATTTAACAAAATCCATGAATTACTCCGGCCCGCCGGGCTATTTATTATCGATGACCACGGACTGACCGGGCCTGAGTCTTTCGTTACCTTTGGTAACTATGTCCATTCCGGCCTTGAGACCCTTGCCACGCACTCCGGCATTCATTCCTTTAAAGCCGATAACCTGCACCGGGAAGGGCTGAGCCTTACCGTCGACAGCTGCAATGACCATGGTGGTTCCACGTAGGGTGATGACCGCATCACGGGGAACAACAACCGTCTCGCTTGCGATGCCGTTGGGCAGGGAAACACGCGCTTCCATACCTTGGGCAAAACGTTTTTTGCCGTTAATCCTGATTTTTACCGGAAAAGTTCGGCTGGCAACATCACCACTCTGAATAACCGCAAAGACTTCGCCCTTATACTCATTCCCACCGGCAGTAATACTGACGACAAGACCGGGCTTGACCACTTGGGCAACATCCTGCGGTACGTTGACCACAACATCGTAACTGGTGTTCATACCCAGCTTGACCACATCGGCACCCACTGAAAGCCATTCACCGAGGTAAACTGTGCGCTTAAGCACAATACCGTCAAAAGGGGCACGAATCGTTTTTTTAGAAAGCTGAATCTGCAAACGACGGAGCTTAGCCTGCGATGAGGCAAGTTCGCTTTCCATAGCAATAGCTTTGAACCGCTTGGAATCGTACTCCCCTTCGTGAACGGAGCCGCCTTTAAAAAGTTTGGTGATGCGCTGCGAATCGCGCTTGGCAAGATCATAATTAGCCTTGGACTCAGCATAGGCAGCTTTAGCAGCACGAATCTCAGTATTAAGCAGGTCGGAGCTGAGTCTGATCAACACCTCGCCCCTCCTGACAATGTCCCCTTCCTCCACATCTACCCTGACGATTTTGCCGCTTACTTCGGATGCAACATCGGATGTTTCGGAAAAGTACACAGTACCAATATAGGAAGACTCAGGTGCAACCTGTCCGGCAAAAGACTTGGAGGTAACCACATTTGCTGGCGGCATCTGAGGCGCCTTTTTCTCAGCAGCGAATGCTGGGCAGGCAGAAAGTACGAAAATCAAAAAAAATATTATCTGGTGCATAGATCGGCTCCGATATGAATTATAACTTTATTTCTGACGGCCACACATTACGTGAGATCACAATATAGTCAACTGAGATTTAATCTCATTAGCATATGCAACTGCTCACCCACTCAACCAAAAGTATGAATTATAAAAACTGCACTTGGACAAATTTATAATTTACTCTCCTGAAAACAAACTGGCATTTTTGATCAACATCAAAATTTATCCCCAAGCACAAAAATGAATAAACTATTCGCAATTATTATACTTTCAGCATTGTTATTAACAGCAGATCCATCGGCTGCCCTGACCATACAGAATAAATGTAAATATCCTGTTGCGGGATCAATCACTGTTGCGGAAAGCAATGTAAGTGTGGCTCAGTTCAGGCTTATTCCCGGTCAAAAGAAACACATGCTCAAAGGTTTTAACAAAATGCAGCTCATAGTGCGCACCATCCCGGATGTATACGACCTTGAAAAACTCAAAATAACCTCTACCGAAATCAACAACCCGGACAGCCACATAGAATTGAAACAATCACCCAAGGGCATTAAGTACAAAGTGGAATAAATTTCCCGGCCCACAACTTTCCAACAAAAAAGCCCTCCCCGCGCATGGCGTGGGGAGGGCTTAATACTTTCAGACTTCAATTATTACTGGGTAAGTCCTTTCAGCTACTTACTACAGATTGGCGAGAATAATCTCACCGAACTCTTTACAACCGACCTGTTCGGCTCCGCTGATCTGGCTTGCCAGATCCACAGTAACTCTTTTGGCCGCCAGAGATTTTTCAACCGCATTCTTAATCAGAACCGCGGCTTCGCCCATATCGTTATTTTCCAGCAGCATAGCACCGGAAAGCAGAATACTTCCGGGGTTTGCAAGGTCTTTACCGGCGATAGTCGGTGCTGTTCCATGGGTTGCTTCATAAATGGCAAGCTTGTCACCCATGTTTACGCCCGGGGCAAGTCCAAGTCCGCCAACCTGTGCGGCAAGCGCATCAGAGAGATAATCCCCGTTTAGGTTGGTGGTCGCTACCACGCTGTACTGCTGGGGACGCATGAGCAACTCCTGAAACATGGCGTCGGCAATGCGGTCATTGATGACAACCTTTCCAGCTGCATCTTCGCCCTCTTTGACAACCTGCCCGGCATAATCTTCCTCAGCGAGATCGTAGCCCCACTGACGGAAACCGCCCTCGGTAAATTTCATGATATTGCCTTTGTGTACCAGAGTCACGGATTCGCGATTCTGGTCAATAGCGTAATCAATGGCCCGGCGCACCAGACGTTTGGAACCTGCGGGAGTGATGGGCTTGATGCCGATCCCGGCAGTGGGATCAATTTTGGCACCCATTTCATCAACCAGAAAATCAATTACCCTTTTAGCTTCGGGAGAAGCAGAGCTCCACTCGATACCGGCATAAACGTCTTCGGTGTTTTCACGGAAAACCACTATGTCCACCAGATCGGGACGCTTGACCGGAGATTCTATCCCTTCAAAATAGCGAATGGGACGAATGCAGGCATAGAGATCAAAAACCTGTCTCAAGGTTACGTTGAGGGAACGGATTCCTTTGCCTACCGGAGTCTGCAAGGGACCTTTGATAGCCAGTTCCGCTTTGGCGAGAGTGTCGAGAGTTTCCTGCGGGAGATATTCTCCGGTGGCTTCATATGCTTTTTCACCGGCAAGGAGTTCAGCCCATTCAATTTTCTTTGCACCGGAGTAGGCTTTTTCAAGTGCGGCATCAATTACAGGACGGGCGGCACCCCAAACTTCCGGGCCGATACCGTCACCTTCAATGAAGTATACTTTTTTTGTAGACAAAATGATCTCCTTAAATCATGAGCACAGCTCCGGTTCCTTACGACTGTGCAATGGATAATACTAGGCAGGGCTGGACGGATTTTTTCGAGTTATTGCGTAAACTGAAAAGAGGAACCGGATGACGACCGTCCGCGGGCTGGACAAAAGGCAGGATTGTATCTGCATTTCTGGATTCAGGCAGCAGATATACGATGTTCTTGCAAAAAAGTAAAGATAGAGACTAAAACTACAGAGCAGCACAGCAGAGTTCGCAAAAAAAGCAAACAAAGAAATATTAATCAAAACGAAGCTGGTTCAACAGTACATAATTCACAATTCAGACAAAACGAAAAGGGAGGCCCGATGTTTCGGACCTCCCTTTCTGAGTGTATTGAACTCATCTGTGATACTAGCCACCGATGAGCTGCATTGCCATCCTGGGCATACCGTTTGCCTGGGAAAGCATGGCTACTGCGGCCTGAGTGAGGATCTGGTTCCTAGTGAACTCAGTCATTTCAGTCGCAACGTCTACGTCCGAGATGCGTGATTCCGCTGCTTGAACGTTTTCAGCCTGGATTGAGAGGTTGGTAATGGTGTTTTCCAGTCTGTTCTGGAGAGCACCGAGGTTTGCGCGAATCTTATCCTTGGATATAATCGCATTATTCAGCTTATCGAGAGACTCCTGAGCCATCTGCTGCGTGGAGATGGAGTTGCCTGCGGCAAGGCCAACACCAAGCGCGGAAGCTGTGGAGGTACCGATTGAGACGTAATAATAATCCTCAGCACTGTCGTTAGCGGTACCAAAGTGAACCTTGACCTTACCGGTTGACCTTGTGCCAGAACCATCATGAGCCCCTGAGATATTACCGTTCAACAGGTGGATTCCGTTGAAGTCAGTAGCATTCGCGATACGGGTAATTTCTGAAGCCATTGCCTGATATTCAGAGTCAATAATAAGACGCTGGTCAGAGTTATAAGTACCGGTTGAGGCCTGAGTTGCAAGTTCCTTCATACGGATGAGCTTTTCATCGATAACACCGAGAGCTCCATCAGCAGTCTGGATCATGGAGATGGCGTCGTTAGCATTACGGATACCCTGATTCAGGGACTTAACATCCGCACGCATGAGTTCGCGAATTGCCAGACCTGCGGCATCATCAGCTGCGGTTCCAACACGAAGACCTGAAGACAGGCGACGGGTTGAAACACCGAGGTTACCATATGATTCCTGCAAGTTACGGCTAGCATTCATGGCCATCAAGTTGTGA from Marinifilum sp. JC120 includes these protein-coding regions:
- a CDS encoding flagellin: MSLVINHNLMAMNASRNLQESYGNLGVSTRRLSSGLRVGTAADDAAGLAIRELMRADVKSLNQGIRNANDAISMIQTADGALGVIDEKLIRMKELATQASTGTYNSDQRLIIDSEYQAMASEITRIANATDFNGIHLLNGNISGAHDGSGTRSTGKVKVHFGTANDSAEDYYYVSIGTSTASALGVGLAAGNSISTQQMAQESLDKLNNAIISKDKIRANLGALQNRLENTITNLSIQAENVQAAESRISDVDVATEMTEFTRNQILTQAAVAMLSQANGMPRMAMQLIGG
- a CDS encoding NADP-dependent isocitrate dehydrogenase gives rise to the protein MSTKKVYFIEGDGIGPEVWGAARPVIDAALEKAYSGAKKIEWAELLAGEKAYEATGEYLPQETLDTLAKAELAIKGPLQTPVGKGIRSLNVTLRQVFDLYACIRPIRYFEGIESPVKRPDLVDIVVFRENTEDVYAGIEWSSASPEAKRVIDFLVDEMGAKIDPTAGIGIKPITPAGSKRLVRRAIDYAIDQNRESVTLVHKGNIMKFTEGGFRQWGYDLAEEDYAGQVVKEGEDAAGKVVINDRIADAMFQELLMRPQQYSVVATTNLNGDYLSDALAAQVGGLGLAPGVNMGDKLAIYEATHGTAPTIAGKDLANPGSILLSGAMLLENNDMGEAAVLIKNAVEKSLAAKRVTVDLASQISGAEQVGCKEFGEIILANL
- a CDS encoding efflux RND transporter periplasmic adaptor subunit, coding for MHQIIFFLIFVLSACPAFAAEKKAPQMPPANVVTSKSFAGQVAPESSYIGTVYFSETSDVASEVSGKIVRVDVEEGDIVRRGEVLIRLSSDLLNTEIRAAKAAYAESKANYDLAKRDSQRITKLFKGGSVHEGEYDSKRFKAIAMESELASSQAKLRRLQIQLSKKTIRAPFDGIVLKRTVYLGEWLSVGADVVKLGMNTSYDVVVNVPQDVAQVVKPGLVVSITAGGNEYKGEVFAVIQSGDVASRTFPVKIRINGKKRFAQGMEARVSLPNGIASETVVVPRDAVITLRGTTMVIAAVDGKAQPFPVQVIGFKGMNAGVRGKGLKAGMDIVTKGNERLRPGQSVVIDNK
- a CDS encoding efflux RND transporter permease subunit codes for the protein MDFVKFSIEKPVSVLVGVILLVLFGGLALSGLPYQLSPSVTEPEITVVTSWTGATPYEIERDIIEEQEKVLKGVTGLLEMESECFDSFGRISLRFKIGTDIDDALLRVSNKLNEVKKYPSDSDRPVISATGASASPVIWMILRTLPENKHHINEFATYFEDEVRQYLERVDGVADLFIGGGTEKEMHIIIAPEKLAAYNLTIDKVTQVLKSENANVSAGNLGVGRRDYRIRTTSEFKSPEEIESVVITSSGQQRVTIADVGRVVSGFEKSTVAMLHNGIPGIAVGVKPEPGSNVLEVTKNVRTVVEELNAGVLAKEGVFLDWVYDQAPYINGAIDLVKQNIIIGGVLAVIVLLIFLQSLSATVIVAIAIPISVVGSFIVFGGLGRTLNIVSMSGISFAVGMLVDNAIVVLENIDRHRGMGKSPYKAAYDGASEVWGAVLASTLTTVAVFLPVVFIEEEAGQLFKDIAIAVTCAISLSLFVSISVIPMLAKQFYSFSKRTKKVKKNILTGIGAKFSDGIMGLLSLAIRNWATRLSTVAILVAASALLVISFFPKMEYLPQGNRNLVLSILIPPPGLSFEERDSIGEYIAAQTKPYMEAEKDGFPQVESLFYVSAPDINLFGAISKDEDRPAAMIPLFNRIMNSIPGMFGVSIQASIFETGLGKGRMVAVDFSGPELPKLMAAAGTMFGMARQAIPGGQVRPIPSLEMLYPEVRIVPDRDRLRAAGMTSQEIGEALDVLMDGRKIGDFKEEGKKKIDLKLMASENRVGTPEDLYESLVATPQGWAVPVSSLSNLERTYGITQIRHLERQRTVTLQITPPKSMPLEQAMDIVQNELIPKVKEMGLMDGVNVRMSGAADKLTQTREAMQWNFLLAVVITYLLMAALFGNFIYPVIILLTVPLAGAGGFLGLKLENLFIAPQPLDVLTMLGFVILIGVVVNNAILIVHQSLNNVRNEGMEHREAVLEATRSRLRPIYMSATTSIFGMLPLAIAPGPGSELYRGLGAVVLGGLALSTVFTVFMIPALLMFFIKMEKVGGKVEV